In one window of Alphaproteobacteria bacterium DNA:
- the rplE gene encoding 50S ribosomal protein L5 has protein sequence MNEIENLQTVYKKTIIPNLYKKFLYKNIHQVPKLIKIKINQGLGSDAQTKGVIDQSIKEIRAITGQQPIITQAKKSIANFKIREKMNIGLTVTLRKKKMYCFLEKFIHLTLPQLRDFRGLSTKGFDQTGNYNLGLSEQSIFPEIAHENIDKIRGFNITIVTSATTKEEGKALLLEFGFPLTN, from the coding sequence ATGAATGAAATAGAAAATCTTCAAACTGTTTATAAAAAAACAATAATACCAAACTTATACAAAAAATTTTTATATAAAAATATTCATCAAGTTCCAAAATTAATTAAAATCAAAATTAATCAAGGTCTTGGTAGTGATGCACAAACAAAAGGTGTAATAGACCAATCCATTAAAGAAATTCGTGCAATTACTGGACAACAGCCAATTATAACACAAGCAAAAAAATCTATTGCAAATTTTAAAATTCGTGAAAAAATGAATATTGGACTTACTGTAACATTACGTAAAAAAAAAATGTATTGTTTTCTAGAAAAATTTATTCATTTAACCTTACCTCAACTTCGGGATTTTCGTGGACTTAGTACAAAAGGTTTTGATCAAACTGGAAATTATAATTTAGGTCTTAGTGAACAATCAATCTTTCCTGAAATTGCTCATGAAAATATTGATAAAATTAGAGGTTTCAATATTACAATTGTAACAAGTGCAACAACAAAAGAAGAAGGTAAAGCACTTTTATTGGAATTTGGTTTTCCATTAACTAATTAA
- the rpsR gene encoding 30S ribosomal protein S18 has protein sequence MSNKKYKKSQLKLIQNFDYKNINFFKSFLTKQGKIKPRYETRLTAKKQRKLSKSIKRARDLNLLPSSNKNY, from the coding sequence ATGTCTAATAAAAAATATAAAAAATCTCAACTTAAATTAATACAAAATTTTGATTATAAAAATATTAATTTTTTTAAGTCTTTTTTAACTAAGCAAGGAAAAATAAAACCTCGTTATGAAACTCGACTTACTGCGAAAAAACAACGAAAACTTTCCAAATCAATTAAACGTGCTCGAGACCTTAATTTATTACCATCTTCTAATAAAAATTATTAA
- the rpsC gene encoding 30S ribosomal protein S3 yields the protein MGYKTHPIGFRLGITAEDKSIWHINMKNYINYVQEDYTLRKTLINFLDEIGFKFKGIVAIYIYRIKTHNVSTIIKIKTARPGIIIGKNALILKDLDRKLSAKTVNKKIKIQIDHIKTPTKYADLLAEIIVEELEQRVPFRRTMKKVIDLAIHDDEIKGIKVQISGRLNGADIARTEWLRNGRVPLQTIRANIDFSYKTAQITYGTLGIKIWLFKGEILNSIIPKN from the coding sequence ATGGGGTATAAAACACATCCTATAGGATTTCGACTTGGAATAACAGCGGAAGATAAATCTATTTGGCATATTAATATGAAAAATTATATAAATTATGTCCAAGAAGATTATACTTTAAGAAAAACATTAATCAATTTTTTAGATGAAATTGGATTTAAATTTAAGGGAATTGTTGCTATCTATATTTATAGAATAAAAACACATAATGTTTCTACAATTATAAAAATAAAAACAGCTCGTCCAGGAATAATAATAGGGAAAAATGCTTTAATTTTAAAAGATTTGGATCGCAAATTATCAGCTAAAACTGTAAATAAAAAAATAAAAATCCAAATTGATCATATAAAAACACCAACTAAATATGCAGATTTATTGGCAGAAATTATAGTGGAAGAATTAGAACAACGAGTACCTTTTCGACGTACTATGAAAAAAGTTATAGATCTTGCCATTCATGATGATGAGATTAAAGGTATAAAAGTACAAATAAGTGGTCGTTTAAATGGTGCTGATATTGCTCGAACTGAATGGTTAAGAAATGGACGTGTACCATTACAAACAATTAGAGCTAATATTGATTTTTCTTATAAAACAGCACAAATAACTTATGGTACTTTAGGAATAAAAATTTGGCTTTTTAAAGGTGAAATTTTAAATTCTATAATTCCTAAAAATTAA
- the rpsS gene encoding 30S ribosomal protein S19 codes for MSRSLSKGPFVAYQLLKKLKKMNSNGEKKIIKTWSRASTIIPMMIGHTIAVYNGKQHIPVFITENIIGYKLGEFALTRNFRGHAKSDRKFKR; via the coding sequence ATGTCACGATCACTTTCTAAAGGTCCATTTGTTGCCTATCAATTGTTGAAAAAACTTAAAAAGATGAATTCAAATGGAGAAAAAAAAATAATTAAAACTTGGTCACGAGCTTCTACAATAATACCAATGATGATTGGACACACAATTGCAGTTTATAATGGTAAACAACATATTCCCGTTTTTATTACTGAAAATATTATAGGATATAAATTAGGTGAATTTGCTTTAACAAGAAATTTTCGAGGACATGCTAAAAGCGATCGAAAATTTAAACGATAA
- the dnaK gene encoding molecular chaperone DnaK, with protein MVEKEKIVGIDLGTTNSVVAVVESGKPTVIPNSEGLRTTPSVVAYTKKGELLVGQIAKRQAVINAGNTFFSIKRFIGSKISELKKDRDQMPYKIKEDSKGNIKIISPALNKEYSPEEISAQVLRKLINDASKFLGQTVKKAIITVPAYFNDSQRQATKDAGKIAGIDVERIINEPTAASLAYGLDRKNNETILVFDLGGGTFDVSILEVGEGVFEVLSTSGDTHLGGDDFDQKIVQFLLDDLKKNENVDLRKDPQALQRISEAAEKAKMELSNLTETNIHLPFITATHEGPKHIEKSLTRTQFEKMCENLIQKCHTPLKNAINDARLETKQIDEVVLVGGSTRIPAIKELIQNLTGKIPNQTVNPDEVVAIGAAIQGGVLAGDVKDVVLLDVTPLSLGVETLGGVMTTIIKRNSTIPTQKSEIFSTAIDNQDNVEIHVLQGERQLSQDNKSLGNFRLEGIPLAPRGTPKIEVTFEISVDGILKVSARDQGTDVTRKITIQNSSTLEKNEVEEMLKNAEKMAQVDKEKREQIDLKNNAESICYKGEKEIENKKNLDKKENITNLIKEIRLLITKENFEELKEKVNNLTKLLEEINNIELENKENNVIDIDKIN; from the coding sequence ATGGTTGAAAAAGAGAAAATTGTCGGAATTGATTTAGGAACTACTAATTCAGTTGTTGCTGTAGTTGAAAGTGGAAAACCAACAGTTATTCCAAATAGTGAAGGATTACGAACAACACCTTCTGTAGTTGCTTATACAAAAAAAGGAGAATTGTTAGTTGGACAAATTGCTAAGCGTCAAGCGGTTATTAATGCTGGAAATACATTTTTTTCTATAAAACGATTCATCGGATCAAAAATTTCGGAATTAAAAAAAGATCGTGATCAGATGCCTTATAAAATTAAAGAAGATTCAAAAGGGAATATAAAAATAATTAGTCCAGCTTTAAATAAAGAATATAGTCCTGAAGAAATTTCTGCTCAAGTTTTAAGAAAATTAATAAATGACGCTAGTAAATTTTTAGGACAAACTGTTAAAAAAGCTATAATAACTGTTCCTGCTTACTTTAATGATTCACAAAGACAAGCTACTAAAGATGCCGGAAAAATAGCTGGAATTGATGTAGAAAGAATAATTAATGAACCTACAGCTGCATCTCTTGCTTATGGATTAGATAGAAAAAATAATGAAACTATTTTAGTATTCGATTTAGGTGGAGGTACTTTTGATGTTTCTATTTTAGAAGTTGGAGAAGGAGTTTTTGAGGTTTTATCTACTTCTGGAGATACTCATTTAGGTGGGGATGACTTTGATCAAAAAATTGTTCAATTTTTATTAGATGATTTAAAAAAAAATGAAAATGTTGATTTAAGAAAAGATCCTCAAGCTCTTCAACGTATTAGTGAAGCAGCTGAAAAAGCAAAAATGGAATTATCAAATTTAACTGAAACAAATATTCACTTACCTTTTATTACAGCAACACATGAAGGACCAAAACATATTGAAAAATCACTTACACGTACTCAATTTGAGAAAATGTGTGAAAATCTAATTCAAAAATGTCATACTCCTCTAAAAAATGCTATTAATGATGCTCGCTTAGAAACAAAACAAATTGATGAAGTTGTTTTAGTTGGTGGATCAACACGTATACCAGCTATTAAAGAATTAATACAAAACTTAACTGGTAAAATACCTAATCAAACTGTAAATCCAGATGAGGTTGTGGCTATTGGAGCTGCTATACAAGGAGGAGTATTAGCTGGAGACGTAAAAGATGTAGTTTTATTAGATGTTACTCCTTTATCACTTGGTGTAGAAACATTAGGTGGTGTTATGACAACAATTATAAAACGAAATTCAACAATTCCAACTCAAAAATCTGAAATTTTTTCAACAGCAATAGATAATCAAGATAATGTTGAAATTCATGTTTTACAGGGTGAACGACAACTTTCACAAGATAATAAAAGTTTAGGAAATTTTCGATTAGAAGGTATTCCATTAGCTCCTAGAGGTACACCTAAAATTGAAGTAACTTTTGAGATTAGTGTAGATGGAATTTTAAAAGTAAGTGCAAGAGATCAAGGAACTGATGTAACACGAAAAATTACAATACAAAATTCTTCAACATTAGAAAAGAATGAAGTAGAAGAAATGTTAAAAAATGCTGAAAAAATGGCACAAGTAGACAAGGAAAAACGAGAGCAAATAGATTTAAAAAATAATGCAGAATCAATTTGCTATAAAGGTGAAAAAGAAATAGAAAACAAAAAAAATTTAGATAAAAAAGAAAATATAACAAACTTAATAAAAGAAATCCGCTTATTAATAACAAAAGAAAATTTTGAGGAATTAAAAGAAAAAGTAAACAATTTAACTAAACTTTTAGAAGAGATTAATAATATTGAATTAGAAAATAAAGAAAATAATGTTATTGATATAGATAAAATAAACTAA
- the rplP gene encoding 50S ribosomal protein L16: MLSPKRTKYRKQHRGRLKGKANRGNKINFGNYALQALEPTWITSRQIEAARRTITRYTKRDGKLWIMIFPDKPITARSAETRMGSGKGSVSYWVSSVRPNTILFELAGVNYNIAKEAMRIASFKLPIKTKFISK, encoded by the coding sequence ATGCTAAGCCCTAAACGGACAAAATATCGAAAACAACATCGAGGTCGACTAAAAGGTAAAGCAAATCGAGGAAATAAAATTAATTTTGGAAATTATGCCTTACAAGCTTTAGAACCTACTTGGATTACATCACGTCAAATTGAAGCCGCACGTCGTACTATAACACGATACACGAAACGTGATGGAAAATTATGGATTATGATCTTTCCAGATAAACCAATTACGGCACGGTCAGCAGAAACAAGAATGGGCTCTGGAAAAGGGTCTGTAAGTTATTGGGTTTCTAGTGTAAGACCAAATACTATTTTATTTGAATTAGCTGGAGTTAACTATAATATAGCAAAAGAAGCAATGCGAATTGCTTCTTTTAAATTACCTATTAAAACTAAATTTATTTCTAAGTAA
- the rplW gene encoding 50S ribosomal protein L23, which translates to MINQHIYSLIDQIKYPYITKKTVHLLESNQYTFIVDRKIKKPQIKKIIEFLFGVTVIKINTCNLKQKHPRFITNKMGGYKKVVVKLSQKNKINLFV; encoded by the coding sequence ATGATAAATCAACATATTTACTCATTAATTGATCAGATAAAATATCCATATATTACTAAAAAAACTGTTCATTTGTTAGAATCTAATCAATATACATTTATTGTAGATAGAAAAATAAAAAAACCTCAAATTAAAAAAATTATAGAATTTTTATTTGGAGTCACTGTAATAAAAATTAATACATGTAATTTAAAACAAAAACATCCGCGATTTATTACAAATAAAATGGGGGGTTATAAAAAAGTAGTAGTAAAATTATCACAAAAAAATAAAATTAATTTATTTGTATAA
- the rpsD gene encoding 30S ribosomal protein S4: protein MSKYRGPRVRIIRRLGDLPGFTRKIFLEFNSYPPGQHGSKKKKQKISDYNIRLMEKQKLRYNYGLTEKQLVNYIRKARKKKGSTGFYLMRLLEMRLDCIAFRFGLGPTIPASRQIINHGHIYVNDICVNIPSFQCKPGDIITIRKKLSTKKLIKNNMEDSSFSTLPSHLKYYKKNSQMEILDYIKKENLSFKINELLIVEFYSRIF from the coding sequence ATGTCAAAATACAGAGGACCTCGTGTACGAATTATACGTCGACTTGGTGATTTACCAGGTTTTACGAGAAAAATTTTTTTAGAGTTTAATTCTTATCCACCTGGACAGCATGGTTCTAAGAAAAAAAAACAAAAAATATCTGATTATAATATTCGATTAATGGAGAAACAAAAATTACGTTATAATTATGGTTTAACAGAAAAACAATTGGTAAATTATATTAGAAAAGCTCGTAAAAAGAAAGGTTCTACCGGATTTTATTTAATGCGATTATTAGAAATGCGTTTAGATTGTATTGCTTTTAGATTTGGTTTGGGGCCAACAATACCTGCTTCACGCCAAATAATAAATCATGGTCACATTTATGTTAATGATATATGTGTAAATATACCAAGTTTCCAATGTAAACCAGGTGATATCATTACTATTCGTAAAAAATTATCAACAAAAAAATTGATTAAAAATAATATGGAAGATAGTAGTTTTTCTACTTTACCTTCACATCTTAAATACTACAAAAAAAATTCGCAAATGGAAATACTTGATTATATTAAAAAAGAAAATTTAAGTTTTAAAATTAATGAATTATTAATTGTTGAATTCTATTCTCGTATTTTTTAA
- the rplV gene encoding 50S ribosomal protein L22, whose translation MDKSILVQAKAVGKKINMSPLKVRRVLKQINGRVYREALMILKFMPYRACGPIWTVLNSAAANAEHNLELKKETLFIKTAFVNKTQIRRRFRARARGKAFSICKPTCQITIILESK comes from the coding sequence ATGGACAAATCTATTTTAGTACAAGCAAAAGCAGTTGGAAAAAAAATTAATATGTCACCATTAAAAGTTCGTCGAGTATTAAAACAAATTAATGGCCGCGTATACCGAGAAGCTTTAATGATACTAAAATTTATGCCTTATCGCGCTTGTGGTCCAATTTGGACAGTATTAAATTCAGCGGCTGCAAATGCAGAGCATAATTTAGAATTAAAAAAGGAGACTTTATTTATTAAAACAGCTTTTGTTAATAAGACTCAAATAAGACGTCGTTTTCGAGCACGTGCTCGTGGCAAAGCTTTTTCTATTTGTAAGCCCACTTGTCAGATAACGATTATATTAGAGTCAAAGTAA
- the rplX gene encoding 50S ribosomal protein L24, with translation MIIEKRKRKKIRLKIGDKVRIISGKEKGQIGLISLIIIKKQKVIIKGLNMKIKHKKSKHLNEKSGQIIKIEAPIHISNVVLI, from the coding sequence ATGATTATCGAAAAAAGGAAAAGAAAAAAAATCCGTTTAAAAATAGGTGATAAAGTTAGAATTATTAGTGGTAAAGAAAAAGGTCAAATTGGTTTAATCTCTTTAATCATAATAAAAAAACAAAAAGTTATAATAAAAGGATTAAATATGAAAATAAAACATAAAAAATCAAAACATTTAAATGAAAAATCGGGACAAATAATTAAAATAGAAGCTCCAATTCATATTTCAAATGTTGTATTAATATAA
- the tatC gene encoding twin-arginine translocase subunit TatC, whose amino-acid sequence MNILFNFNFLKKNYINNKNLTKIYYSEHYKEIRQRLYLTLTIFLLISFLAFIYVKPITQILQIPAYDIKFVQLAPSEYFSITLKIAIYTSLIFCLPLFSIQSLLFLIPDVEKKRKNLILYLMFSALILFSLSLLFSFYILIPAVLQFFIIYNKNIIEPFWSFDKYYNFIIPLFYTTGIAFQFPILQVFFALRKFISGKSMFHFWKYILIGITIIAAILTPSTDPITQLLLTSALFCLYLGGSLVASLVIKDF is encoded by the coding sequence ATGAATATTTTATTTAATTTTAATTTTTTAAAAAAAAATTATATAAATAATAAAAATTTAACTAAAATATACTATAGTGAACACTATAAAGAAATAAGACAAAGACTCTATTTAACTTTAACTATTTTTTTATTGATAAGTTTTTTAGCTTTTATTTATGTAAAACCGATAACACAAATACTCCAAATACCAGCTTATGATATTAAATTTGTTCAATTAGCTCCTAGTGAATATTTTTCCATAACATTAAAAATTGCTATTTACACTAGTTTAATTTTTTGCTTACCCTTATTTTCTATTCAAAGTTTACTTTTTTTAATTCCCGATGTAGAAAAAAAAAGAAAAAATTTAATTTTATACTTAATGTTTAGTGCATTAATTTTATTTAGTTTAAGTTTACTTTTTTCTTTTTATATTTTAATACCGGCTGTTTTACAATTTTTTATTATTTATAATAAGAATATTATTGAACCTTTTTGGTCTTTTGATAAATATTATAATTTTATAATACCCCTTTTTTATACTACAGGGATTGCTTTTCAATTCCCAATATTACAAGTTTTTTTTGCTCTTAGAAAATTTATTTCTGGAAAATCTATGTTTCATTTTTGGAAATATATTTTAATTGGTATAACTATAATAGCAGCTATTTTAACTCCATCTACTGATCCAATTACTCAACTTTTATTAACTAGTGCTTTATTTTGTCTCTATTTAGGTGGAAGTTTAGTAGCTTCACTGGTTATAAAAGATTTTTAA
- the rplN gene encoding 50S ribosomal protein L14 produces MIQPQTFLTVADNSGAQQIMCIRVLGGRRKFAKIGDIIIGVVKKASPNMEVKRSDIIRAVIVRTKKAIRRIDGSTIRFDDNAAVIINMVKAPRGTRIFGPIAREIREKDFTKIISLASEVL; encoded by the coding sequence ATGATTCAACCACAAACTTTTTTAACAGTAGCTGATAATTCTGGTGCACAACAAATCATGTGTATTCGTGTACTTGGAGGTCGAAGAAAATTTGCTAAAATTGGTGACATTATTATAGGAGTAGTAAAAAAAGCAAGTCCAAATATGGAAGTAAAACGATCAGATATTATTAGAGCTGTTATTGTTAGAACAAAAAAAGCAATTCGGCGTATAGATGGTAGTACAATTCGATTTGATGATAATGCTGCTGTTATTATAAATATGGTAAAAGCTCCTAGGGGAACACGAATTTTTGGACCAATCGCACGTGAAATTCGTGAAAAAGATTTTACAAAAATTATATCATTAGCTTCTGAGGTTTTATAA
- the atpD gene encoding F0F1 ATP synthase subunit beta, translating into MSIKNREKPTIGYINQIIGPIIDITFPSGQLPKIYNALVIKTTDIKIICEVQQLLGDNKVRAVSMSATDGLKRGTKVMDTGKPICVPVGEETLGRIFNVLGEPVDNKGNIKNSSYLPIHRPAPLFTELNTKPAIFETGIKVIDLLAPYCRGGKIGLFGGAGVGKTVLIMELINNIAKAHGGVSVFGGVGERTREGNDLYMEMKESGVIKEDNLKDSKVTLVYGQMNEPPGARMRVGLSALTMAEYFRDVNKQDVLLFIDNIFRFVQAGSEVSALLGRMPSAVGYQPTLATEMGALQERITSTTRGSITSIQAVYVPADDLTDPAPAITFAHLDATTVLSRSIAAKGIYPAVEPLESTSTMLQEEIVGTEHYKIAQSVKEILQRYKELQDIIAILGIDELSNEDRLIVIRARKIEKFLSQPFFAAEIFTGSPGKYVSLKENIKGFKMILEGKVDNIPEYAFYLVGDISEVMNKALNLDD; encoded by the coding sequence ATGTCTATAAAAAATCGTGAAAAACCTACAATTGGTTATATTAATCAAATTATTGGACCAATAATTGATATTACTTTTCCTTCTGGTCAATTACCAAAAATTTATAATGCTTTAGTAATTAAAACAACAGATATTAAAATAATTTGTGAAGTTCAACAATTATTAGGAGACAATAAAGTACGGGCTGTTTCAATGAGTGCTACTGATGGTTTAAAGCGAGGTACAAAAGTAATGGATACTGGAAAACCTATTTGTGTTCCTGTGGGTGAGGAAACACTTGGGCGTATTTTTAATGTTTTAGGTGAACCAGTAGATAATAAAGGTAATATTAAAAATAGTTCTTATCTTCCAATTCATAGGCCAGCTCCTTTATTTACTGAATTAAATACTAAACCTGCTATATTTGAAACTGGTATAAAAGTTATTGATTTATTGGCTCCTTATTGTCGAGGTGGAAAAATTGGGCTTTTTGGTGGTGCAGGAGTAGGTAAAACTGTTTTAATAATGGAATTAATTAATAATATTGCCAAAGCTCATGGTGGTGTTTCTGTTTTTGGGGGTGTTGGTGAAAGAACACGAGAAGGTAATGATTTATATATGGAAATGAAAGAATCAGGTGTTATTAAAGAAGATAATTTAAAAGACTCTAAAGTTACATTAGTTTATGGCCAAATGAATGAGCCTCCTGGTGCAAGAATGCGAGTAGGTCTTTCTGCATTAACAATGGCTGAATATTTTCGAGATGTTAATAAACAAGATGTTTTATTATTTATTGATAATATTTTTAGATTTGTACAAGCAGGTTCAGAAGTTTCTGCTCTACTAGGTCGAATGCCTTCAGCAGTAGGATATCAACCAACATTAGCAACAGAAATGGGTGCTTTACAAGAACGTATTACGTCTACAACTCGCGGTTCAATTACTTCTATACAAGCAGTTTATGTTCCAGCAGATGATTTAACAGATCCAGCACCTGCTATAACATTTGCTCATTTAGATGCTACAACTGTATTATCAAGAAGTATAGCCGCAAAAGGAATTTATCCAGCGGTAGAACCACTGGAGTCTACTTCAACTATGCTTCAAGAAGAAATTGTTGGAACAGAACATTATAAAATTGCGCAATCTGTTAAAGAAATTTTACAACGCTATAAAGAATTACAAGATATTATAGCTATTTTAGGAATTGATGAATTATCTAATGAAGATCGATTAATTGTTATACGAGCACGTAAAATTGAAAAATTTTTATCACAACCATTTTTTGCAGCTGAAATTTTTACAGGTTCTCCTGGGAAATATGTTTCTTTAAAAGAAAATATAAAAGGTTTTAAAATGATTTTAGAAGGTAAAGTAGATAATATACCAGAGTATGCATTTTATCTTGTAGGTGATATTTCTGAGGTAATGAATAAAGCACTAAATTTAGACGACTAA
- the rpmC gene encoding 50S ribosomal protein L29 codes for MSFSNFNDLQKLTDEELEQEIFKLKKNLFELRFKKATNQVFLPHFFKHIRHKIKQIFLIKQQRKNFK; via the coding sequence ATGAGTTTTTCAAATTTCAATGATTTACAAAAATTAACAGATGAAGAGTTAGAACAAGAAATATTTAAATTAAAAAAAAATCTATTTGAATTAAGATTTAAAAAAGCAACAAATCAGGTATTTTTACCCCATTTTTTTAAACATATTCGTCATAAAATTAAACAAATTTTTTTGATAAAACAACAACGAAAAAATTTTAAATGA
- the rpmG gene encoding 50S ribosomal protein L33: protein MTKKKGSRIILTIECLNCRKKENKRSNGLSRYTTTKNRQNTPNRLELKKFCTYCNYHTLHKEIK, encoded by the coding sequence ATGACAAAAAAAAAAGGATCTCGTATAATTTTAACAATAGAGTGTTTAAATTGTCGTAAAAAAGAAAATAAGCGCTCAAATGGATTATCACGTTATACTACGACAAAAAATCGTCAAAATACACCCAATCGTTTAGAATTGAAAAAATTTTGTACATATTGTAATTATCACACTCTTCATAAAGAAATAAAATAA
- the rplB gene encoding 50S ribosomal protein L2, which produces MPIRVCKCSTPGTRNTILSSFDDITKKKPTKNLLKYNYRRKGRNHNGKITIRHRGGGHKRLYRIIDFKKNKYKISGIISSIEYDPNRNARIALVQYSDGDKRYIIKPENISIGSEINSGPNAPLKIGNSLQLKNIPLGSFIHNIELFPKKGGQIARAAGTCARLIAKEGNYVTVKLPSKEIRLIRNECYATIGVVSNQENVNLILGKAGRRRWLGYRPVVRGSAMNPCDHPHGGGEGRAPIGRKKPVTPWGKGTLGVKTRRKIKYSDIFILCRRK; this is translated from the coding sequence ATGCCCATTCGTGTATGTAAATGTTCAACTCCTGGAACGCGTAATACAATTTTATCTTCATTTGACGATATAACAAAAAAAAAACCTACAAAAAATTTATTAAAATATAATTATCGTAGAAAAGGTCGTAATCATAATGGAAAAATTACAATACGACATCGTGGAGGGGGACATAAACGATTATATCGAATAATTGATTTTAAAAAAAATAAATATAAAATTTCAGGAATTATTTCTTCAATAGAATATGATCCAAATCGTAATGCTCGTATAGCTCTAGTTCAATATTCTGATGGAGATAAACGATATATAATAAAGCCAGAAAATATAAGTATAGGATCAGAAATAAATTCAGGACCCAATGCACCTTTAAAAATTGGGAATTCTTTACAACTAAAAAACATACCATTAGGATCATTTATTCATAATATTGAATTATTTCCAAAAAAAGGCGGTCAAATTGCTCGTGCAGCTGGTACTTGTGCACGTCTAATAGCAAAAGAAGGTAATTATGTAACAGTAAAATTACCTTCAAAAGAAATACGACTAATACGTAATGAATGTTATGCTACAATTGGTGTTGTAAGTAATCAAGAGAATGTTAATCTTATTTTAGGTAAAGCTGGACGCCGAAGATGGTTAGGATATAGACCTGTTGTTCGTGGTTCAGCAATGAATCCGTGTGATCATCCACATGGTGGTGGTGAAGGTCGAGCTCCAATTGGTCGAAAAAAACCTGTAACACCCTGGGGTAAAGGTACATTAGGAGTTAAAACTAGACGAAAGATTAAATATAGTGATATTTTTATTCTTTGTAGACGAAAATAA
- the rplD gene encoding 50S ribosomal protein L4 encodes MIINKRIVSTIVKEKTNFLSHSLNDKNFQIYNPKINYLIYRCFQNQQIKNHQRSANSKTRAEVRGGGKKPWKQKGTGRARTGSIRSPLWKGGGVIFGPKPKTYKNKINKKERRLGIQSILKIKSKQIKLINNFTLYSYKTKDFLKNLKNLKIELQPRTLIILSKIDPLLKYSTKNLKFISLMEAKHLNLNKILTSHLILFDLNGLKEIKRNYKI; translated from the coding sequence ATGATAATTAATAAAAGGATTGTATCAACTATAGTAAAAGAAAAAACAAATTTTTTATCACATTCTCTTAATGACAAAAATTTTCAGATTTATAATCCAAAAATAAATTATTTAATTTATCGTTGTTTTCAAAATCAACAAATAAAGAATCATCAAAGAAGCGCTAATTCGAAAACACGTGCAGAAGTTCGTGGTGGAGGAAAAAAACCTTGGAAACAAAAAGGAACGGGTCGTGCTCGTACAGGATCTATTAGATCTCCTTTATGGAAAGGTGGTGGAGTTATTTTTGGTCCTAAACCTAAAACTTATAAAAATAAAATTAATAAAAAAGAACGACGATTAGGAATACAGTCTATTTTAAAAATAAAGTCTAAACAAATTAAATTAATTAATAATTTTACATTATATTCTTATAAAACAAAAGATTTTTTAAAAAATCTCAAAAATCTTAAAATTGAATTACAACCTAGAACATTAATTATTTTATCAAAAATAGATCCTTTGTTAAAATACAGTACTAAAAATTTAAAATTTATAAGTTTAATGGAAGCTAAACATTTAAATCTTAATAAAATATTAACAAGCCATTTAATTTTATTCGATTTAAATGGATTAAAAGAAATAAAACGAAATTATAAAATTTAA
- the rpsQ gene encoding 30S ribosomal protein S17 codes for MKKIEKIGIILSNKMDKTVVVSIEYRYLHKVYGKTVIRTKRYMAHDELNTCNIGDQVVLQQSRPISKKKRWIVKCILKNH; via the coding sequence ATGAAAAAAATCGAAAAAATTGGAATTATTTTAAGTAATAAAATGGATAAAACTGTTGTAGTTTCTATAGAATATCGTTATCTTCATAAAGTTTATGGTAAAACAGTTATTCGAACAAAGCGTTATATGGCACATGATGAATTAAACACTTGTAATATTGGTGATCAAGTAGTTTTACAACAAAGCCGTCCAATTAGTAAAAAAAAACGTTGGATAGTTAAGTGTATTTTAAAAAATCATTAA